The Variovorax sp. S12S4 genome includes the window GCCCAGCGCTATGCCAAGGCCTCCCCTGCTTCGCTGGCGGCCCTGCGCGGCGAGTTCCGCCGGCTGAACTGGTCGGCGTTGACTCCCCGCGCTGAATCCCCGCGGAGCATCGGTCCCGGAGGCCTCCCGGCCGGGCGGCACAATCGCGCCATGCGATCTTTTTTCCTGCGCCCTTCCGCGCCGCCTCCATTGCCCTCCTGGCCGCCTGCTGCGCCTGGTCCACGGGGGCTCAAGCCCAGAAAGCGTCCGGCGCCCGCAGCGTGAAGACGGTGACCGGCAGCACGCCCTATGCCACGCGCGAGGACGCCATGCGCTTTGCCGACGAGGTGGCCGAGCGCCGCGGCCTGGACCGCGAATGGGTGCGCGCCACCATCGGCAGCGCACGCTTCCTGCCGAACGTGCCGCGCCTGATGCTGCCCGGCCCCGTGGGCTCGGTAAAGAACTGGCAGGTCTATCGCAGTCGCTTCATCGATTCGACCCGCATCGCGGCGGGCGTGCGCTTCTGGCGCAACAACGCCGACACGCTCGCGCGGGCCGAGCAGGTGTACGGCGTGCCGCCCGAAATCATCGTGGGCATTGTGGGCGTCGAGACCATCTACGGCCGCAACATGGGCAACTTCCGTGTGATCGATGCGCTGGCCACGCTGTCGTTCGATTTTCCGCAGGCGCACCCGCGCGCGGCGGAGCGCGAAGCCTTCTTCCGCGGTGAACTCGAGAGCTTCTTGAGCACCGAAAGCCGCACCTCCGAAAACCCGCTGGTGCCCGTGGGCAGCTATGCCGGTGCCATGGGCATGCCGCAGTTCATGCCGAGCAGCATCGCCAAGTACGCGGTCGACTTCGACGGCGACAACCGCATCGACCTGGTGGACAACACCGCCGACGTGATCGGCTCCGTTGCCAGCTACTTCAAGGCCTTCGGCTGGACGCCGGGCATGCCAGCCGTCTACCCGGTGCATTTTGAAGAAGAGCGCCTCAAGAAGCCGCTGCTCCTCGCGCCGGACATCCTGCCCACCTTCAGCATCGACAGCTTCGTGGCCGCCGGCGCGGTGCCCGAAGGCGATGGCCTGCGGCACAAGGGGCTGCTGGCGCTTATCGAGCTGCAGAACGGCGCCGACGCACCGCCGACCTATGTGGCCGGCACTCGCAACTTCTACGTGATCACGCGCTACAACTGGAGCAGCTACTACGCAATGTCGGTGCTCGACCTCGGCCAGGAGGTCAAGGCCGCCATGGAGCAATGACCCCGTGACGCCCGAGGCGCTGCTGGACAACTGGAGCGCCGCGTGGCGGGCTCTTGGCATGGCCAACGCCGACGAAGCGCTGTGCATCGAACTGCAGCGCCGCCACAGCGAGCCGCAGCGCCACTATCACACCATGCAGCACCTGTGCGAATGCCTCGCGTGGTTCGAGCAAGAGAAAGAACTGGCCGAGCGCCCCGGCGAAGTGGCGCTCGCGCTGTGGTTCCACGACGCCATCTACGACGTGCATGCGCACGACAACGAGGCTCGCAGCGCCGATTGGGCGCGCAGTGCGATGCTCGAGCGTGGAGCGGCTAAAGAAGCGGCTGAGCGCGTGCATGCACTGGTCATGGCCACCCGGCACGACGCAGTACCCGAAGGCC containing:
- the mltB gene encoding lytic murein transglycosylase B, producing MKTVTGSTPYATREDAMRFADEVAERRGLDREWVRATIGSARFLPNVPRLMLPGPVGSVKNWQVYRSRFIDSTRIAAGVRFWRNNADTLARAEQVYGVPPEIIVGIVGVETIYGRNMGNFRVIDALATLSFDFPQAHPRAAEREAFFRGELESFLSTESRTSENPLVPVGSYAGAMGMPQFMPSSIAKYAVDFDGDNRIDLVDNTADVIGSVASYFKAFGWTPGMPAVYPVHFEEERLKKPLLLAPDILPTFSIDSFVAAGAVPEGDGLRHKGLLALIELQNGADAPPTYVAGTRNFYVITRYNWSSYYAMSVLDLGQEVKAAMEQ
- a CDS encoding HD domain-containing protein; translation: MTPEALLDNWSAAWRALGMANADEALCIELQRRHSEPQRHYHTMQHLCECLAWFEQEKELAERPGEVALALWFHDAIYDVHAHDNEARSADWARSAMLERGAAKEAAERVHALVMATRHDAVPEGRDAELLIDIDLSILGAERARFDEYERQVHAEYAFVPDEIRRPRRRAILQRFLEREAIYTTPRMHGLLETQARANLVRSIAAVD